A genomic stretch from Glaciecola nitratireducens FR1064 includes:
- a CDS encoding DUF2282 domain-containing protein encodes MKTNLAVAAALATIMTSGVIDIAEAADKQKKEKCYGVSAAGQNDCANLAGTHSCAGQASTDNDIGEWRLVPGGTCKELGGFDRKEAKEMFKAMQAKKNS; translated from the coding sequence ATGAAAACTAATTTAGCCGTCGCCGCAGCACTAGCCACTATTATGACTTCGGGCGTAATCGATATTGCAGAAGCCGCAGACAAGCAAAAGAAAGAGAAATGCTACGGCGTTTCCGCAGCGGGTCAAAATGACTGCGCAAACTTAGCTGGCACGCACAGCTGTGCGGGCCAAGCAAGCACTGATAACGATATTGGTGAATGGCGTCTCGTACCAGGCGGCACGTGCAAAGAACTCGGCGGTTTTGATCGTAAAGAAGCCAAAGAGATGTTTAAAGCAATGCAAGCAAAGAAAAACAGCTAG
- a CDS encoding TVP38/TMEM64 family protein translates to MTKTSSMLWLIVPSTLLTGLILSLLLHFDLQIPLLNFVNRLQNLGLWAPIIFIFLDMLFVVFLLPSVLLTLSAGFLFGTLMGSIIIMVATTFGAAIAFLISRHLFKQSVKDYLHSHKKMKVINEEFVMVGWKVVLLTRLVPFFPLKLSNYLFGAARFFFFRFYHWYVYWNYSEYGFYCLCGLAC, encoded by the coding sequence ATGACGAAAACTTCATCAATGCTATGGTTAATTGTTCCTAGTACTTTGCTGACAGGTCTAATTTTATCACTGTTATTACACTTTGATTTGCAGATCCCACTGCTTAACTTTGTCAATCGCTTACAAAATCTGGGCCTATGGGCTCCTATTATTTTTATTTTCCTAGACATGCTGTTCGTCGTGTTTTTGTTACCTAGCGTTCTCTTGACTCTCAGTGCTGGTTTTCTATTTGGCACATTGATGGGTTCCATAATCATTATGGTAGCAACGACGTTTGGCGCAGCAATCGCTTTTCTCATTTCGCGACATTTATTTAAGCAGTCAGTGAAAGACTATTTGCATAGCCACAAGAAAATGAAAGTAATCAATGAGGAATTTGTCATGGTTGGATGGAAAGTGGTGTTATTAACCCGATTGGTTCCCTTCTTTCCGCTGAAACTCTCAAATTATCTATTCGGAGCAGCCCGTTTTTTCTTTTTCAGATTTTATCATTGGTACGTTTATTGGAATTATTCCGAATACGGTTTTTATTGTTTATGCGGGCTCGCTTGCTAA